The following are encoded in a window of Cervus canadensis isolate Bull #8, Minnesota chromosome 11, ASM1932006v1, whole genome shotgun sequence genomic DNA:
- the LOC122450457 gene encoding olfactory receptor 51E2: protein MSTCNFTHATFVLIGIPGLEAAQFWIGFPLLSMYAVALFGNCIVVFIVRMERSLHVPMYLFLCMLAAIDLALSTSTMPKILALFWFDSREITFDACMTQMFFIHALSAIESTILLAMAFDRYVAICHPLRHAAVLSNTVTAQIGLVAVARGSLFFIPLPLLIKRLAFCQSNVLSHSYCVHQDVMKLAYADTLPNVVYGLTAILLVMGVDALFISLSYFLIIRTVLQLPSKSERAKAFGTCVSHISVVLAFYVPLIGLSVVHRFGNSLHPIVHVLMGDVYLLLPPVINPIIYGAKTKQIRTRVLAMFKISCDREFQPVGGK, encoded by the coding sequence ATGAGTACCTGCAACTTCACACATGCTACCTTTGTACTTATTGGTATCCCAGGACTAGAAGCAGCTCAGTTCTGGATTGGCTTCCCCCTGCTTTCTATGTATGCTGTGGCATTGTTTGGAAACTGCATCGTGGTCTTCATCGTAAGGATGGAGCGCAGCCTCCACGTTCCCATGTACCTCTTTCTCTGTATGCTGGCAGCCATCGACTTGGCCTTGTCCACATCCACCATGCCCAAGATCCTCGCCCTCTTCTGGTTCGACTCCCGGGAGATCACCTTTGATGCCTGTATGACCCAGATGTTCTTTATTCACGCTCTCTCGGCCATCGAGTCCACCATCCTACTGGCCATGGCCTTTGACCGTTACGTAGCAATCTGCCACCCGCTGCGCCATGCCGCAGTGCTCAGCAACACAGTGACAGCCCAGATTGGCCTGGTGGCTGTGGCCCGCGGATCCCTCTTCTTCATCCCACTGCCTCTGCTCATCAAACGGCTAGCCTTCTGCCAATCCAACGTGCTCTCGCATTCCTACTGCGTGCACCAGGATGTAATGAAGTTGGCCTATGCAGACACATTGCCCAATGTGGTCTATGGTCTTACTGCCATTCTGCTGGTCATGGGTGTGGATGCCCTGTTCATCTCTTTGTCCTATTTTCTGATTATACGAACTGTTCTACAACTGCCTTCCAAGTCAGAGCGGGCCAAGGCCTTTGGAACCTGTGTGTCACACATTAGCGTGGTGCTGGCCTTCTATGTGCCTCTCATCGGCCTCTCAGTGGTGCATCGCTTTGGGAACAGCCTTCATCCCATTGTGCATGTTCTCATGGGTGATGTCTACCTACTTCTGCCTCCTGTCATCAATCCCATCATTTATGGTGCCAAGACCAAACAAATCAGAACTCGGGTGCTAGCTATGTTTAAGATCAGCTGTGACAGGGAGTTTCAGCCTGTGGGAGGCAAGTGA
- the LOC122450288 gene encoding olfactory receptor 51I2-like, with protein sequence MFSSWSFANISFCQPPAFLMIGIPGLEAVHGWISIPFSSMYTAALTGNCLILLAVRRTPSLHQPMYYFLSMLALTDVGLTLSTMPTTLAVLWFDHRLIGFSACLAQMFFLHFFSVVESSVLLAMSFDRFVAISNPLRYASVLTNSIIVRIGLAIVARATVSLFPLPFLLKRLNFCPGKILLSHSFCFHADVMKRACADITVNIIYGLYVVLSTMGIDSLLIVLSYTLILHTVMSLASPRERIRALNTCVSHILAVLVFFIPVIGVSMIHRFGRPLPPIVHALVAYVYLVVPPVLNPIIYSVKSRPIREAMLRVLRGKRKG encoded by the coding sequence ATGTTCTCTTCCTGGTCCTTTGCCAACATCTCCTTCTGCCAGCCACCTGCTTTCCTGATGATTGGCATCCCAGGCCTGGAGGCTGTTCATGGCTGGATctctatccccttctcctccatgtACACTGCAGCCCTCACTGGAAACTGCCTGATCCTCTTGGCCGTGAGGAGGACCCCCAGCTTGCACCAGCCCATGTACTACTTCCTGTCCATGCTGGCCCTCACCGACGTGGGCCTCACCTTGTCCACAATGCCCACCACGCTGGCTGTGCTCTGGTTTGACCATAGGCTCATCGGCTTCAGTGCCTGTCTGGCCCAGATGTTCTTCCTCCACTTCTTCTCCGTGGTGGAGTCCTCGGTGCTCCTGGCCATGTCGTTTGACCGCTTTGTGGCCATCTCCAACCCCCTGCGCTATGCCTCTGTCCTCACAAACAGCATCATCGTCAGGATTGGGCTGGCCATTGTGGCTCGCGCCACTGTGTCCCTCTTCCCATTGCCCTTCTTACTAAAGAGACTGAACTTTTGCCCTGGCAAGATCCTCCTGTCCCACTCATTCTGTTTCCATGCAGATGTCATGAAACGAGCCTGTGCTGACATTACTGTCAATATCATTTACGGGCTGTATGTGGTTCTGTCCACGATGGGAATAGACTCCTTGCTTATTGTGCTGTCCTATACTCTTATTCTTCATACAGTGATGAGCCTGGCCTCTCCCAGGGAGCGTATCCGGGCCCTCAACACTTGTGTTTCTCATATTTTGGCTGTTCTGGTTTTCTTCATCCCAGTCATAGGTGTGTCCATGATCCACCGTTTTGGGAGACCCCTTCCCCCCATAGTACACGCCCTTGTCGCCTACGTGTACCTGGTGGTACCCCCTGTGCTGAACCCCATCATCTACAGTGTCAAGTCCAGGCCCATCAGGGAGGCCATGCTCAGGGTGCTGAGGGGGAAGAGGAAAGGCTGA
- the LOC122450164 gene encoding olfactory receptor 51I2-like: MFSSWSFANISFCQPPAFLMIGIPGLEAVHGWISILFSSMYTAALTGNCLIFLAVRRTPSLHQPMYYFLSMLALTDVGLTLSTMPTTLAVLWFDHRLIGFNACLAQMFFLHFFSVVESSVLLAMSFDRFVAISNPLRYASVLTDSVIIRIGLAIVARATVSLFPLPFLLKRLNYCPGKILLSHSFCFHADVMKRACADITVNIIYGLYVVLSTVGFDSLLIVLSYTLILHTVMSLASPRERIRALNTCVSHILAVLVFFIPVIGVSMIHRFGRHLPPIVHALVAYVYLVVPPVLNPIIYSVKSKPIREAMLWVLREKRKG, from the coding sequence ATGTTCTCTTCCTGGTCCTTTGCCAACATCTCCTTCTGCCAGCCACCTGCTTTCCTGATGATTGGCATCCCAGGCCTGGAGGCTGTTCATGGCTGGAtctccatcctcttctcctccatgtACACTGCAGCCCTCACTGGAAACTGCCTGATCTTCTTGGCTGTGAGGAGGACCCCCAGCCTGCACCAGCCCATGTACTACTTCCTGTCCATGCTGGCCCTCACCGACGTGGGCCTCACCTTGTCCACAATGCCCACCACGCTGGCTGTGCTCTGGTTTGACCATAGGCTCATCGGCTTCAATGCCTGTCTGGCCCAGATGTTCTTCCTCCACTTCTTCTCCGTGGTGGAGTCCTCGGTGCTCCTGGCCATGTCGTTTGACCGCTTTGTGGCCATCTCCAACCCCCTGCGCTATGCCTCTGTCCTCACAGACAGTGTCATCATCAGGATTGGGCTGGCCATTGTGGCTCGCGCCACTGTGTCCCTCTTCCCATTGCCCTTCTTACTAAAGAGACTGAACTATTGTCCTGGCAAGATCCTCCTGTCCCACTCATTCTGTTTCCATGCAGATGTCATGAAACGAGCCTGTGCTGACATTACTGTCAATATCATTTATGGGCTGTATGTGGTTCTGTCCACAGTGGGTTTTGACTCCTTGCTTATTGTGCTGTCCTATACTCTTATTCTTCATACAGTGATGAGCCTCGCCTCTCCCAGGGAGCGTATCCGGGCCCTCAACACTTGTGTTTCTCATATTTTGGCTGTTCTGGTTTTCTTCATCCCAGTCATAGGTGTGTCCATGATCCACCGTTTTGGGAGACACCTTCCCCCCATAGTACACGCCCTTGTCGCCTACGTGTACCTGGTGGTACCCCCTGTGCTGAACCCCATCATCTACAGTGTCAAGTCCAAGCCCATCAGGGAGGCCATGCTGTGGGTgctgagggagaagaggaaaggctGA